TCACAAAGGATAAGTTTTATGGTTAGCATTGTAAAATAAGGGAACAGTAAATGTAATGCTGAAAATGCCATGGAAATCCTGTGGAAACTCTCAGGGCACATACATATGAATACTGAATGGcttcattgtgattttttttacacTATAAATACAAAAGGAATTAATAAAGATCAGCtcccttatttttaaaatgttatggttTCACTGAACTGGAAAGGTCTTGTTTAAAGGGAAAATTATACACTGCTGCAGGTGCAATAttaacaagaaagaaaaaaatccctctcTAAGAAACCATTTCAAGAACATAAGATCACAGAACAACCCtcgccatttttttttaatcttttttttttaaataaaaaagcccTTACCATGAATTCTTCTAGTGTCTGGTAGGTCTTTCCTCTGAACTCACAGTAGTTCTTCCTCTCTTTGCACTGTGGGCAGCACTGACTGGTGTCTACATGAATACACCGTGGATGGAGTCTTGGGCACTCAGGTTGAATGCACAGAGGTCCCTCATCAGTGCAAAGACAGGGGCAAGCAGAGGGACCTGGAGTAAACTTCTCCCCAATAGCATAAACGAAGCCACTCTCATCCACACAGCCTTTCCCACGGTAATCTGGATAGGCATACTCCTCCGGAGGCTCAGGAGTAGTACTAGCAACAACTTCTGGGAGGGATGATTCTTCAGCCGCCTGAGGTTCCTCTGGAACACCATCCCTTTGCTCCTGTGCTTGAACGTTCCCAGATTTACTGCTTGTTCCTTGACTATTCCAAACCTGTTTTTGCCTAGTCCAAGATTCTTTGTTTGAATAATTTCTGTTTCCTTTGCTCTTCCAATCTCTGGTGCCCTCTTCCCGCCCATTCCTTCCAAGTTCATTCATTTTCCCTGGGCCTGTCTGACTCTGACTGTCCGGCCTGGTTGATGTATGATCCCTCTTTTCCTGACTTGTTTTTATCTCCTGTTTGTCTGGAGCCTTGGCCAGTTTTTGCACAGGTATGGTGGAGCTACAGAGAGCAACCATGAGACAGCAGGTTACAAGAAGAGAACTAGAGAGAGCGCCAATTGCCATTGCAGTAGAGCTGGGCATCACCTACGGCATCCCAGAGGGACAAGAGATGCTGCATTCACATCAGAGGGAATCACTACGTAAATCCACAGTCCCTAGGAAGAGAACAATTAGAAATACTTCAGCTCACACGTTTTTCACCGTGCATTTGTACCAATGCCACATCTCAAACAACATGCAACTTTGTTTGATAATTTATACAAAAGACAAACAAAGTTCTTgtgctgcatccctcctccccacactttGCCTGTATgttagattgcaagttctttgggacagggaccgtcTTCTTACATCCTTAAAAATGCTGTACAAACTTGGTGAGGTATAATTAATAagagctggcataaatcagtttttaaacaaaaagactGCTGTAAAGTGGATGTACCTAGAATCAAATGAAGCTCCTTAAATCACAGCAGACTCCAGAACAAAC
Above is a genomic segment from Emys orbicularis isolate rEmyOrb1 chromosome 2, rEmyOrb1.hap1, whole genome shotgun sequence containing:
- the VWC2 gene encoding brorin, which codes for MPSSTAMAIGALSSSLLVTCCLMVALCSSTIPVQKLAKAPDKQEIKTSQEKRDHTSTRPDSQSQTGPGKMNELGRNGREEGTRDWKSKGNRNYSNKESWTRQKQVWNSQGTSSKSGNVQAQEQRDGVPEEPQAAEESSLPEVVASTTPEPPEEYAYPDYRGKGCVDESGFVYAIGEKFTPGPSACPCLCTDEGPLCIQPECPRLHPRCIHVDTSQCCPQCKERKNYCEFRGKTYQTLEEFMVSPCERCRCEANGEVLCTVSACPQTECVDPVYEPDQCCPICKNGPNCFAETTVIPAGREVKTDECTICHCTYEEGTWRIERQAMCTRHECKQI